A window of the Fusarium poae strain DAOMC 252244 chromosome 3, whole genome shotgun sequence genome harbors these coding sequences:
- a CDS encoding hypothetical protein (CAZy:AA7), whose amino-acid sequence MKSERKTQQEPEATLFERCMAQVGYFKGRKIPVYTAGELEYEKSVANSNLLYRFDRPACVVQPEHEYHVRVVVERAKKNKLTMRVKNGGHSYAGFSSIQDGISIDLVNMKRVDLDMDNMTITMDAGALWAHAYHELINEHHNGYVINGGRCPSVGVSGFTLGGGLGPFTRSFGLGSDTLMEARIVTPDRVIHVSRDEKDIEKKKLFWALCGAGGNNYGVVTQLKMEVQKLKQDVVVAGVYTWSPFDDLESQSHFTITMAEFYLADWSNEMTIDSSWLMDLKDSREVPAVRFLAYYNGLETDFDKEVDGRLKACTKGPKECKSLQQHLKDRTLQEPSTRFLHETLVAQWSEETQRSLPSNAAFKVCTSFSFTKFTNDTKDKLLKIIDILQERLVAFKKQFKGEEGSIRVSWIHSGGVSREKNPAYSAYPWRQCSYHTYVMIEWKDKWLEKDMREFLGTFNAKLREYSMSKLGVYINFPDETLDGNTYERAYYGENVGELQRIKAVWDKDNIFGWSHGVRPGPHVEDDSLLADTSSPPPPSNSAICEGFANPKEMLDKFASESWAKHTPALESSLVGPDIL is encoded by the coding sequence ATGAAGTCTGAAAGAAAAACCCAGCAAGAGCCTGAGGCTACCCTGTTTGAACGCTGTATGGCACAAGTGGGCTACTTCAAAGGCAGAAAGATCCCCGTATACACCGCTGGAGAACTAGAGTACGAAAAGTCTGTGGCAAATTCGAATCTACTCTATCGCTTTGACAGGCCCGCTTGCGTTGTCCAACCCGAGCATGAATATCACGTTCGCGTCGTCGTTGAACGAGCcaagaaaaataaattgACTATGCGAGTCAAGAATGGCGGCCACTCATACGCTGGATTCTCTTCCATTCAGGATGGTATCTCTATTGACTTGGTCAACATGAAACGAGTGGACCTTGACATGGACAACATGACTATCACCATGGATGCAGGAGCCCTGTGGGCTCATGCTTACCACGAACTGATCAACGAACACCACAATGGTTATGTGATCAACGGCGGACGTTGCCCTAGCGTTGGAGTTAGCGGTTTCACTTTGGGCGGAGGCCTAGGACCGTTCACGCGAAGCTTCGGTTTAGGAAGCGACACGCTCATGGAAGCTCGCATCGTCACTCCAGATCGCGTGATCCATGTATCCCGTGACGAGAAGGACAtcgagaagaaaaagctCTTCTGGGCCCTTTGCGGCGCTGGAGGAAACAACTATGGAGTCGTTACCCAGCTTAAGATGGAAGTCCAGAAGTTGAAGCAAGATGTTGTAGTTGCTGGGGTTTATACGTGGTCACCATTCGATGACCTGGAGTCCCAGTCACACTTTACCATAACCATGGCAGAGTTCTATCTTGCTGATTGGTCAAATGAGATGACCATCGACAGCAGCTGGTTAATGGACCTGAAGGACAGTCGAGAGGTTCCGGCAGTTCGATTTCTAGCTTACTACAACGGGCTAGAGACAGATTTTGACAAGGAAGTAGATGGACGCCTCAAAGCCTGTACCAAAGGCCCGAAAGAATGCAAGTCGCTACAGCAGCATCTCAAAGATCGAACTCTACAAGAGCCCTCTACCCGATTTCTTCACGAGACTCTTGTTGCTCAATGGTCGGAAGAAACACAGAGGTCCTTGCCTTCAAATGCTGCTTTCAAGGTCTGCACGTCATTTTCCTTCACCAAATTTACCAATGACACCAAGGACAAACTCTTGAAGATCATAGATATTCTCCAGGAGAGACTTGTGGCTTTCAAGAAGCAGTTCAAGGGTGAAGAGGGATCCATTCGAGTTTCTTGGATCCATTCTGGGGGCGTGTCACGCGAGAAGAATCCCGCCTATTCCGCTTACCCGTGGCGTCAATGTTCGTATCACACTTACGTTATGATTGAGTGGAAGGATAAGTGGCTGGAGAAAGATATGCGAGAGTTTCTTGGGACTTTCAATGCGAAGCTGAGAGAGTATTCCATGAGCAAACTGGGCGTGTACATCAACTTTCCTGACGAAACCTTGGACGGCAACACTTATGAGAGAGCATACTATGGTGAGAATGTCGGCGAGTTGCAAAGGATCAAGGCGGTTTGGGACAAAGATAACATTTTTGGATGGTCGCATGGGGTAAGGCCCGGACCccatgttgaagatgatagTCTGTTGGCAGATACATCCTCACCCCCACCTCCTAGCAATTCTGCAATTTGCGAGGGGTTTGCAAACCCGAAGGAGATGTTGGATAAGTTTGCGAGCGAGTCTTGGGCCAAGCACACGCCTGCCCTTGAAAGCTCTCTAGTTGGACCAGATATTCTATGA
- a CDS encoding hypothetical protein (SECRETED:SignalP(1-20)~CAZy:AA3_1~CAZy:AA8~CAZy:AA3~CAZy:AA3_3), with translation MRFTLSSAAALLGLVASSTAQRTTAYTDPKTGIDFQRLVDDDFSVGIAVPETLGKDLIAQLVVPVAKDGWGGISFRGGMVGGLLFVAWPNGEDIVTSFRLASSYANPDTYTNTTVKATPIPEGTFVNSTHFSYTFLCEGCVEEKVTSLTGQSPVIGYAYSTIAVDAPAEPESALSYHGAGFGQGGLDIKAAASAKFAEWAKMAKETTPAPPVGGGGGNGTIPVPDAPPTTSNVTYDVIVVGGGPAGIIAAERLAETGVSVLLIERGPANTVALGNTQQALPWNNSLTPYDVPALGSSLGSMSGTKFCSDTASTAGCLLGGSSSINGLNFIHPPERDFQRWPAGWSWADMSAAAERLYERNPGTTLPSDDGKYYDDMTFRVLEGYLSAKGWKEVDSIEQPNEKHQVYSRCSWSIKDNMRAGPARTYMPFAKALPNFTLKLETKVIQPIRSGSMITGVLTQAADGSKQIIKVKAGGKVVLAAGAMSTPRLLWNAGIGKSDALAIVKEGASRTGVTLPPASDFIDLPVGHHLQDHAQVMLQFKAKSNFTAYKFNDIATKPVPSDLDLYMQGSGPITQAAQRMHLWTSAEGADGRVRYLQGTASAMADGIITVRTFLTHGTSTVGELGIAAGGNTLLKTKPWLIDQEDRKAMGDFVQYWLDLVSSSNSTLSYITPGATVDDILATKMISGDHWMGSAKMGVDDGRKANGSSVVDLNTKVYGTDNLFVVDASLHPDLPTGNTQSIIMIAAEHAAEKIAALKVFGGGSNSTIPAPISSAPTPVPTPSKGTKCKRAMRRAARRSIDFRRRSVY, from the coding sequence ATGCGTTTCACTCTTTCTTCTGCTGCAGCCCTTTTGGGTCTTGTGGCTTCATCCACTGCCCAGCGAACTACTGCATACACCGATCCCAAGACTGGCATCGACTTTCAGCGCCTTGTCGACGATGACTTTAGCGTCGGTATCGCTGTCCCCGAGACACTGGGCAAGGACTTGATCGCCCAACTGGTTGTCCCCGTTGCGAAAGATGGTTGGGGAGGTATTTCGTTCCGAGGCGGTATGGTTGGCGGTCTTCTCTTCGTCGCTTGGCCCAACGGCGAGGATATCGTTACCAGCTTCCGTTTGGCTAGCTCATATGCCAACCCTGATACGTACACCAACACCACTGTCAAGGCGACGCCTATCCCTGAGGGTACTTTTGTCAACAGTACTCACTTCTCGTACACTTTCCTCTGTGAGGGATGTGTTGAAGAAAAAGTTACCAGTCTCACTGGACAGTCGCCTGTTATTGGCTACGCTTACTCTACCATCGCTGTCGACGCCCCTGCTGAGCCCGAGAGCGCCCTTTCATACCACGGTGCTGGATTCGGTCAGGGTGGTCTTGATATCAAGGCTGCTGCATCTGCCAAGTTTGCTGAGTGGGCTAAGATGGCCAAGGAGACtactcctgctcctcctgttggtggtggtggaggcaACGGTACCATCCCTGTCCCCGATGCCCCTCCTACCACTTCCAACGTCACCTACGATGTAATTGTCGTCGGTGGTGGTCCAGCCGGTATCATCGCAGCTGAACGTCTTGCCGAGACGGGAGTCAGTGTTCTTCTCATCGAGCGCGGCCCCGCCAACACTGTCGCCCTCGGAAACACCCAGCAAGCCCTTCCTTGGAACAACAGCCTCACTCCCTATGATGTCCCCGCTCTCGGTAGCAGTTTGGGAAGCATGTCTGGCACCAAGTTCTGCAGTGATACTGCTTCTACTGCTGGATGTCTCCTCGGTGGTTCCAGCTCTATCAACGGCCTCAACTTCATCCACCCTCCTGAGCGCGACTTCCAGCGCTGGCCTGCAGGCTGGAGCTGGGCTGACATGTCGGCTGCTGCTGAGCGTCTGTACGAGCGCAACCCTGGAACAACTCTTCCTTCTGATGATGGAAAGTACTACGATGACATGACATTCCGTGTTCTCGAGGGTTATCTGAGTGCCAAGGGCTGGAAGGAGGTTGACTCTATTGAGCAGCCCAACGAGAAGCACCAGGTTTACTCTCGCTGCTCTTGGTCTATCAAGGATAACATGCGCGCTGGTCCTGCCCGTACTTACATGCCTTTCGCCAAGGCCCTTCCAAACTTTACTCTCAAGCTTGAGACCAAGGTTATCCAGCCCATTCGATCCGGTAGCATGATTACTGGTGTTCTGACCCAAGCCGCCGACGGTAGCAAGCAGatcatcaaggtcaaggctggtggAAAGGTTGTTCTCGCCGCCGGTGCCATGTCCACTCCTCGTCTTCTCTGGAACGCCGGTATCGGCAAGTCTGATGCTCTTGCCATTGTCAAGGAGGGTGCTTCTCGAACTGGTGTCACTCTTCCTCCCGCTTCTGACTTTATCGATCTTCCCGTCGGCCACCACCTCCAGGACCACGCACAGGTCATGCTCCAGTTCAAGGCCAAGAGCAACTTTACCGCGTACAAATTCAACGATATCGCGACCAAGCCCGTCCCCTCTGATTTGGACCTTTACATGCAAGGTTCCGGTCCCATCACCCAGGCTGCTCAGCGCATGCACCTGTGGACTTCTGCCGAGGGCGCTGACGGTCGCGTTCGTTACCTCCAAGGTACAGCTAGTGCCATGGCTGATGGTATCATCACTGTCCGCACATTCTTGACTCACGGTACTTCCACCGTCGGAGAACTCGGTATCGCTGCTGGTGGAAACACTCTCCTCAAGACAAAGCCCTGGTTGATTGACCAAGAGGATCGCAAGGCCATGGGTGATTTTGTCCAATACTGGCTGGACCTcgtcagcagcagcaactcTACTCTGTCATACATCACCCCCGGTGCCACTGTTGATGATATCCTCGCAACCAAGATGATTAGCGGTGATCACTGGATGGGCAGCGCAAAGATGGGTGTTGACGACGGTCGCAAGGCCAACGGAAGCAGCGTCGTGGACCTCAACACCAAGGTTTATGGTACCGACAACCTCTTTGTTGTTGACGCAAGTCTGCACCCCGATCTCCCAACTGGAAACACTCAGTCCATCATCATGATTGCTGCTGAGCACGCTGCTGAAAAGATTGCTGCTCTCAAGGTTTTTGGTGGAGGTAGCAACTCTACCATTCCCGCGCCTATTTCTTCTGCTCCTACGCCTGTTCCTACCCCTTCAAAGGGTACCAAGTGCAAGCGAGCTATGCGTCGTGCTGCTCGTCGGTCTATTGACTTTCGACGACGATCAGTTTACTGA
- a CDS encoding hypothetical protein (TransMembrane:1 (i259-285o)) produces the protein MSSTFDVGVFLDDPSKNHDEKKIFVEKLWLRPLDEHIEAFSAYFELLRDEVKALLNTKRTGLSDLEFNHVLTIRDAILQNYSGSQAELRQIVADQLQGTGIPDEAIPHTIMFVIRVLLMIKVKQSTGSINVRDNTLYLFSNIGALKHVKGAQELTSRFYTEDFIDETLATSHLFFPKPHPGYRYSDYITWFKNKQGKIETWQRSLPSPNNPAVSRLYTAYPVWNQRLAWVLEASKNQPNMGLRRIWYDDRDLSLWWTRWALITAVFLTILFGLIQSITGIIQVVYAANP, from the exons ATGTCTAGCACTTTTGACGTTGGTGTATTCCTTGATGACCCATCCAAAAAtcatgatgagaagaagatttTTGTTGAGAAGCTGTGGCTCCGCCCACTTGATGAACATATCGAAGCGTTTTCTGCTTATTTTGAGCTGCTGAGGGACGAGGTCAAAGCGCTGTTGAATACTAAACGCACCGGTCTGTCCGATCTGGAATTCAACCATGTCCTGACCATCCGAGACGCTATCTTACAGAACTACTCTGGTAGTCAGGCTGAGCTGCGTCAAATAGTGGCAGACCAACTCCAAGGAACAGGCATACCAGACGAAGCCATCCCTCATACGATAATGTTTGTTATCAGAGTGTTGCTCATGATCAAAGTCAAACAATCTACTGGGTCTATCAATG TCCGAGATAACACGCTGTACCTCTTCAGCAATATCGGAGCTCTTAAACATGTCAAGGGTGCGCAAGAATT GACTTCTAGATTTTATACAGAGGATTTTATAGACGAAACACTAGCAACATCACACTTGTTCTTCCCTAAACCTCATCCTGGTTATAGGTACTCTGACTATATTACATGGTTCAAGAACAAACAGGGAAAGATCGAAACCTGGCAAAGGTCCTTACCCAGCCCAAATAACCCAGCAGTGTCGCGCCTCTATACGGCATATCCAGTATGGAACCAGCGACTGGCATGGGTGCTTGAAGCCTCGAAGAACCAGCCCAACATGGGTTTGCGACGAATCTGGTATGATGATCGCGATCTGAGTCTGTGGTGGACAAGGTGGGCATTGATTACTGCTGTATTTTTAACTATTTTGTTCGGATTGATACAGTCGATCACAGGTATCATCCAGGTTGTCTATGCCGCTAACCCTTAG